The genomic region TATCGCAAAGCAAAAAAGTTAAAGTTGAAGTGCACTGTACCTCAAGCCATCGCGCGCCGCGAGGCTGCTGAGGCGGTGCAAGGAGCAATCCAGTCATGAAGAGTTCACCCTTTTTCGCGCTGCTGAGCGCCGTCGCCGCCCTTACGCCAACCCTATGCGCCGCGCAGACTCCGCCCACTTCAAACCGGCCACAGCCGCACCGCCTTACTGTTTCAGGCCACGCCGATATCAAGGCGACGCCGGATGAGGCCACGATCAGTGTGGGTGTGGTGACGGATGACAAATCGGCCGTAGCAGCCGCGCGGGATAACGCGCTGGCAGCCACGCGCGTCCGGGATGCTGTCGCCAGCCTTGGCGTGGCGGAGAAGGATATTCAAACATCCAACTACAGCGTTCAACCGCTGACCACAGGTGGCTTTAACAATGAGCCGCAGCGCATTACCGGCTATCGTGTTTCGAACGATGTTCTGGTCACCGTGCGCAAGCTGACCACGCTGGGGCCTATCCTCGATGGCGTCACCAGCGCCGGCTCCAACTCGGTGAACGGCATCTCATTCCGCGTGGCGCACCCGGATGTGCAGCACGATGCCGCGATAGCCGCCGCTATAAAAGATGCGCGCCGGCAGGCCGACGTGGCCTGCACCGCCGGCAATCTCCACGTGGTTGCCACCCTGGACGTGAACATTTCCAGCGTGTCGCGACCGCAGCCAATGTACTTTGCATCCCGCGCGATGGCCGGCATGGCCGCCGCGCCTTCGACGCCGGTTGAACCCGGGCAGGTGACAATCACGGCCGACGTGACCATCGTCTACCAGATCGCGGATGGGGAGGTCCGCTAGCAACGGCCGGTAGTGTCCAGAACGGGCACAGAAGTGGCAAGCGACGGCTGCAACGCCAGTTCCAACCGCACCATCGTACCGGTTCCAAAAGCCTGAATCGGAACAACGGTGTGGTATACTGGTGCCTACGATCAGACAGTTCGTTTCCCGTGCCGTCATGGCAAACGAGCGGCACCGGTCCGGTTCGCGCCAGGGCGTCGTCGTTCCAGCCTGTTCCAGGCGTGCGGGGCCAGCGTCGCAGCACCCTCACGGTGGGGGCAGACAGGCAGAGAGACATGCAGGATTAGATGGATCCGAGCGTGGCACGCACGAACAATCCGGACCACCAGGTCGATCCCGCGACCGCGCCCGCTTCCGTGCCAGCCCCCGAGCTTGACAACGTTGTTCCAGATACAGACGACGCGCGGCTGAAGCTGTTCCACGAATTCGATCCCTTCATCCGCCGGCTGATTGGCAAGTATGCCGACGACGCCGAGATGCGAAAAGACCTTCGCGGCGAGATCTACTTCCGGTTCTGCAAGCTTCTGGACGTCTACGACCCGGAGCGTGGCGTGCCGCTGCGTCCGTATCTTGGCCGCGCGCTGACGACCTCGGTGTACACGTACGCCCGCCATCAATGGCGGCTGCGCAAGCGCGAAGTTGCGAGTTTGAGTGAGGATTACGACCCAACCGATCGTGTGGATCCCACCCCGCAGTGGAACGATCGGATCGCCCAGGATCAGTTTCGTGAGGGCCTGGCCGAGGCGATCTATGCGCTGCCGCGGCGCCAACGGCAGGTGCTTATCCTGCGCTATTACGATGAGCGTTCTTTTGAAGATATCGCATTGGCGCTGAACGTGCGTGATGCAACCGCGCGCTCACTGCTGCGTCACGCGCTCAACAATCTGCGCCGCCAGATCGAGCAGGGCCGCCTCCAGGCCATCTAGCGCCCGGGTTCACTGCGTATCGATCCGCGCTGGGCGCTTGCATGCGAACAGGAATAACAAAACGGGGCCGGCCGCCGCACTCCGCGTGCTGCTGCCGGCCCCGTTGACTGTGTGGCGCCTTCCTCGGCGTCAGTTCATCATCAAGTCGTCCCAAAGCCGTTGAACGCTCTCGCGCCGCGCGGCCTCCACGCGGTTAATCAACTCATCACCGTAGCTCTGCCGGATCTCGTCAACCAGCAGCTTCATGCTATCGACATCTGCAGCGTCACGGCTGAGTTCACGCACCACGGAGGCGTGCAGAAGGCACTCGTAAATCGTTGCGGTCGTATCCGCGTCCGGCGTTTGGCCGGAAGCCTCTTGAAGAAGCAGCAGCGCCAGATTGCGCCGGGCCGGGAGATCGTCGGGCATCGCACTTACGCGGGCTCTGGCATCGCGAAGTACACCGGATTCGACCTGTTGAGCCTGCTTCCGCATAAATGGTGCCTCGGGTATGAGCGCTGCGGCGGGCAGTGCCGCTGCCGGAATGTTGAAGAAACGAACGACCATTTCTCGCATCAATTATAGTACCAAGTCCGCTCTATTTGTGCCCGCGCAGTTAGGAAATGTGCAACGTGGGCGAAACTTTGCCCCAGGCAAGCCGCTACGTGACGGCCACCACCGTATAGCACACCCTGCGCGAGCGCAGCGGGCCTGCCCTTTCACAACGCTTTCAGTAACACCGCGCGCACCGGAGATGCCGTTGCGCCGCAGATGTTGAGCGGCAGCGCGACCAGCGTGTACTCCCCGGCCGGCGCCATTTGGAGGTCGACTTGCTCCAGAATCGCAATGCCGGCGCTGAACAACTTGTGATGGTTGGGCAACTCCTTGCTATCGGCCGGATCCACCGACGGCAGATCGATTCCGAGCAGTATAACTCCGCTCGCTGCCAATAGTGCCACGTGAGCCTCGTTAAGTGCAGCAAAGTGCTCCGGGAACCGGGTTCGGTCGGTCCACGAGCCCGTTCGCACCAGCACACGCGGCGCCACGATGGCCTCAGGTGAGATCGGCGCGATCGAACCGTCACGAAGCACCGGCGCATCGATGACCACCGCAGGGCCAATGAATGCCGCGAGCGGTAGCTGCTCCACAGAGGCCGCTCCGCGCGCAAAATGGCTGGGTGCATCCACGTGCGCGCCGAGGTGGAGCGTCGTGGTGACCACGTCGAGGGAGATCGTGTCGCCACGTTCCAGCGAATGCGGCTCGGTGCGCTGGAACGGCGCATCGCCGGGCCACACCGCTGTGGCCGCAGAGATGGCCGGCGAGATGTCGACAATCCGGCCGTATGGATTCCTTCGCTCCGGCTCCGGCATCACGATCCGGCGATCTCTGAAATGGCGGTGACGGCATCCCAGCAGTCACACCAGCCATTGTAGAGCGGCGCCGGAGCAAGGCGGATGATGTCGGGCGGCCGGTAGTCCGGAACGATGCCCTTTTGAAGCAGCCGCCGGCAAATCTCTTGAGCGTGCTCGTGCCGAAGTGCAACATGGCCGCCCCGGCGCTCCGCGTCGCGCGGGGATGCCACAGTGAACCCCATGGCGCCGAGTTTGAGATCGGCGAGCGCAATCAGCCACTCGGTAAGCTCAACCGATTTGGCCCGCAACTCGTCTATCGGGGCGCCGTCGAACACTTCGAGCGCACCATCGAGCGCAGCCAGGCTCAAGACAGGGGGTGTACCCATTCCCATTGCGGCTGCTCCGGGCGCCGGCGACTGCACCGGTTTCATCTCAAACATCCGCTCTGGGTGAGAGCCGAACCAGCCGGCAAGCCCGGCGGAGCGCCCGAAGTGGCGGCGGTGCATAAAGACGCCGGACGGCGCTCCGGGACCGCCATTGAGATACTTGTAGCCGCACCAGATGGCGAAGTCCGGTCCCCAGGCGTGCAGCTGGTGTGGCACTGCGCCTACGGAGTGGGAAGCATCGAACCCGATGAGAATGCCCTGGGCGTGCGCGGCCTCAGTGAGTCTCGGTATGCTGAGCAGCTGCCCGGTCGTGAAGATGGCTGCCGAGAGCACCGCAAGCACCACGGGACCCTGCATGGCCCGCACAATCGCCTCTTCTTCAACCAGTCCATCGGCGCCGGCTTTTACCCGGATGAGGTTGGTTTCCGGCGACAGGCCGTGCAAGCACAGTTGGCTTCGAAGCGCGTACGAATCGGAGGGAAAGCAGGTGTCATCCACCAGGATGCAGTCGCGGCCCGGCTTCGGCTGGAAGAATGTGGCGGCAAACTGGTGCAGTGCGACTGTGGTGGAGCTGCCGAGAGTCACCTCCCCGTGCTCGGCGCCCGTCAGCCGCTCCAGCCGGTCGACACATCGCGAAAACGCAGTCAGCCAGCCATCATCGTGAAACCAACCACCAACGGCGTTCTCACGCCACATGGCGAGGGCGCGAAGCACGGCTGCCTCGGACGGCTGACTCAGCAGCCCCAGTGAGTTGCCGTCGAGGTAGATGGCGCCGGCCGGCCGCGCGAACATGCTGCGCTGAAAAGCAAATCGATCGTTGCGATCCAGTTCCGCGGCCAGCTCGCGTGACAGTGAGTTCACGCTGATCAGTTTAGCCAAAAAGTGGGCGCCCTGCGCCAGAAGTCGGCGGGGCGCCCGATGATCACGGTCACAAGGAGAGACCGAACTGCAGTTAGTGAGCCACTTCCTTCTCGATCGGCGCGCCGATAATGGTGTGCACACCGTCGGCAAGCCGTCGTCGTTTCTTACGTTGGAGTAGCCGGGCAGATACTTGAGCGCAAACCGGGTGTGCGACGAGCGTTCGCCAATACGGCATCAGGTCACTGCATCCTTCCCGGGCGTTGTTTCGTGCGGCGCGTAGATTTCACGAAGTTCGCCGGCCGTCTCGTAAGCGTCGTCATCTCGAACCGCGCAAGCCCGGGGAATGCCGGCCGCGCCCGGTATCCGGATAGAATGCGGACTCCAGCTCATATGCAAGCCGAACCGTAACGCCTCACCGTTGTCTTGGTTACTCGCATCGCTGCCGGCTTTTAGCCTTTTTGAGCCTGCTACCTGAACGCAGGTCGCCGATCTGCTCTATATATGACTTAGTTTATCACATTTGTCAAGTATATCGGTGTCGTTCCCTCCGTTACAGAATGGAAACGGCTGCCGGAGTACAATAGCTGTGCGGAATTACCACCCACACGGAGATATTGATTGCATGACAGTTGCTGATTTACCCCGCTGGGATCTCACGCCGTTCTTTCCATCGCTGGATTCGTCGGAGTTTCGGCAGGCGCTGGATAGCGCCGAAGCCGAGATTCGCGCGATGCAGGTGCTTTTTGACAAGCACAACGTGCGCCGGCGCACCGA from Armatimonadota bacterium harbors:
- a CDS encoding SIMPL domain-containing protein (The SIMPL domain is named for its presence in mouse protein SIMPL (signalling molecule that associates with mouse pelle-like kinase). Bacterial member BP26, from Brucella, was shown to assemble into a channel-like structure, while YggE from E. coli has been associated with resistance to oxidative stress.) — protein: MKSSPFFALLSAVAALTPTLCAAQTPPTSNRPQPHRLTVSGHADIKATPDEATISVGVVTDDKSAVAAARDNALAATRVRDAVASLGVAEKDIQTSNYSVQPLTTGGFNNEPQRITGYRVSNDVLVTVRKLTTLGPILDGVTSAGSNSVNGISFRVAHPDVQHDAAIAAAIKDARRQADVACTAGNLHVVATLDVNISSVSRPQPMYFASRAMAGMAAAPSTPVEPGQVTITADVTIVYQIADGEVR
- a CDS encoding sigma-70 family RNA polymerase sigma factor: MARTNNPDHQVDPATAPASVPAPELDNVVPDTDDARLKLFHEFDPFIRRLIGKYADDAEMRKDLRGEIYFRFCKLLDVYDPERGVPLRPYLGRALTTSVYTYARHQWRLRKREVASLSEDYDPTDRVDPTPQWNDRIAQDQFREGLAEAIYALPRRQRQVLILRYYDERSFEDIALALNVRDATARSLLRHALNNLRRQIEQGRLQAI
- a CDS encoding cyclase family protein produces the protein MPEPERRNPYGRIVDISPAISAATAVWPGDAPFQRTEPHSLERGDTISLDVVTTTLHLGAHVDAPSHFARGAASVEQLPLAAFIGPAVVIDAPVLRDGSIAPISPEAIVAPRVLVRTGSWTDRTRFPEHFAALNEAHVALLAASGVILLGIDLPSVDPADSKELPNHHKLFSAGIAILEQVDLQMAPAGEYTLVALPLNICGATASPVRAVLLKAL
- the kynU gene encoding kynureninase, with protein sequence MAKLISVNSLSRELAAELDRNDRFAFQRSMFARPAGAIYLDGNSLGLLSQPSEAAVLRALAMWRENAVGGWFHDDGWLTAFSRCVDRLERLTGAEHGEVTLGSSTTVALHQFAATFFQPKPGRDCILVDDTCFPSDSYALRSQLCLHGLSPETNLIRVKAGADGLVEEEAIVRAMQGPVVLAVLSAAIFTTGQLLSIPRLTEAAHAQGILIGFDASHSVGAVPHQLHAWGPDFAIWCGYKYLNGGPGAPSGVFMHRRHFGRSAGLAGWFGSHPERMFEMKPVQSPAPGAAAMGMGTPPVLSLAALDGALEVFDGAPIDELRAKSVELTEWLIALADLKLGAMGFTVASPRDAERRGGHVALRHEHAQEICRRLLQKGIVPDYRPPDIIRLAPAPLYNGWCDCWDAVTAISEIAGS